A window of Zingiber officinale cultivar Zhangliang chromosome 5A, Zo_v1.1, whole genome shotgun sequence contains these coding sequences:
- the LOC121980599 gene encoding WRKY transcription factor WRKY71-like: MEVAWLNRPDVDLDLTIGSSVLHIPGRPSAMKQDDDDDDSRVKTLRAELDRASEENKRLKELLADVVGKYEALRGRMSDAAVVVTAVDDDCSSAAAAAASVSPATNLKTKTVGGAAASASDELTSCKRAREESKTKISKLCVRTDPSDSSLVVKDGYQWRKYGQKVTRDNPCPRAYFRCSFAPSCSVKRKVQRSAEDTSILVATYEGEHNHGQSHLSPVANKVPAIAEGVPVKSSKKAAEQVGSVTSPELRRSLVEQMAVTLTNNPTFKTAVAAAISGRMFH, from the exons ATGGAAGTCGCATGGCTTAATCGCCCCGACGTGGACCTCGATCTCACCATCGGCTCCTCCGTCCTCCACATCCCCGGCCGTCCTTCTGCGATGAAGCAagatgacgacgacgacgactCTAGA GTCAAAACGCTCAGAGCGGAGCTGGACCGCGCGAGCGAGGAGAACAAGAGACTCAAGGAGTTGCTCGCCGACGTGGTGGGCAAGTACGAAGCGCTCCGGGGACGGATGAGCGATGCGGCGGTGGTGGTGACGGCCGTCGACGACGATTGTTCGTCCGCCGCGGCTGCAGCGGCCTCTGTTTCTCCGGCGACGAATCTGAAGACGAAGACCGTGGGCGGCGCCGCGGCGTCGGCGAGCGATGAGTTGACCTCGTGCAAGAGAGCAAGGGAGGAGTCGAAGAcaaagatttccaagctttgTGTTCGCACCGATCCATCTGATTCAAGCctg GTGGTTAAAGATGGATATCAATGGAGGAAATATGGGCAGAAGGTCACGAGAGATAATCCATGTCCCAGAGCCTACTTCAGATGCTcttttgctccttcttgctctgtTAAAAGGAAG GTGCAGAGAAGTGCCGAGGACACATCGATCCTGGTTGCTACCTACGAAGGCGAGCACAACCATGGTCAGTCCCACCTGTCTCCGGTGGCAAACAAGGTCCCGGCCATCGCTGAAGGGGTTCCGGTGAAGTCTTCAAAGAAGGCGGCGGAGCAGGTGGGATCGGTGACGTCGCCGGAGCTCCGCCGGAGCTTGGTGGAGCAGATGGCGGTGACGTTGACTAATAATCCGACGTTTAAGACGGCTGTGGCTGCGGCTATTTCTGGGAGGATGTTTCACTGA